ATTGTGTACAATCAAAACCGTTTCGAGCACCTACAGAAAGGAGCAATCATGGACGCCATGTACACCGCCGAGGCCCTCGCCACCGGAGCAGGCCGCAACGGCCACGCCGCAGTCAAGGGCTCGGATCTGGACTTTGCCCTGGCCATCCCCAAGGAGATGGGCGGCAGCGGCGAGGGTGCTAACCCAGAGCAGCTCTTTGCCGCCGGCTACGCCGCCTGCTTCCACTCCGCACTGCAGGCCGTGGCGCGCAGCCAGAAGGTCGAGCTGGGAGACTCGGCCGTGGGGGCACGAGTGGGCATCGATAAGCAGGGCCAAGGCTTCCAGCTCGCAGTA
This genomic stretch from Corynebacterium tuberculostearicum harbors:
- a CDS encoding organic hydroperoxide resistance protein; translated protein: MDAMYTAEALATGAGRNGHAAVKGSDLDFALAIPKEMGGSGEGANPEQLFAAGYAACFHSALQAVARSQKVELGDSAVGARVGIDKQGQGFQLAVELEVSIPAQDRATAQQLADAAHQVCPYSNATRGNIEVTVSVVED